A genomic window from Plasmodium coatneyi strain Hackeri chromosome 13, complete sequence includes:
- a CDS encoding Ubiquitin carboxyl-terminal hydrolase, whose amino-acid sequence MIPPYGKIHVSLSNEYVEFYEEKSLKGPLKCTGKENGIKLSCEEEESTTVGCTRDDVFVDRHTGEKDLRKTNNQRGCNDARLGKHHLGDGKGGNTSPELTSSGISSTQGEKSKLQVEAATGLLVPPAQHGGTESLRRGDSGVASVDNMRAGRASPGEGSPNQVKCKRKRATPPTVRLKSFKRIFNRTFSKYYFIGRPFRRYVKIRKSASQEKVKKSARKKVSTDGITISKKKGALAYHGVEDFSVKRQDMVSSDSAKRGSEVTMGEEAHTEGNINSVKKCLHQVLLRPPKVRLTNRGNVLLSKMITKENISKKKVEKMEKMEKVKKMKIVKKIIKEGKPVDFKRKSSVDEDADPQIGEDKCHTLVHREKCKSMGKGVVNGRDEIINGSFSSRIEGNCMLAYTEGSPKKKKKRKKKKKKNGTPEGDNTIDGGGRSFLEGSPGDADLTGKRLVDGKPNGNAAMHEDTFPEKVHRETPDSMQKAQRESGQHSKEGAMTAPPNGVTVDNEEDRCNKSVREKGEWKGMMVAPTGEVKEGGKRKKKKKKSGSAIGNSSVNPSEDDEQKPSELNQREYLILKEIKIKQSKEVVQLNLDSSFFVSKGAGLYNYGQNICFFNSIIQTIVRIPYICKDLLNKLHSLNCEKKKVSVFCFYCLFEQFACNIISKKCGIKNMLIPYIKKYICNNYIVGYQEDVHEYLRYFLCSLEKSSLSSSIYIQKMFTGVTKNITICTKCNNVSLKYEQYYELSLDISSSNNLEEALKKYLSKETLMGDNGYYCDKCRKKKKATKQCVINKLPRVLTIQIKRFFMNSKFHVVKNHKHISYPLYLDMKGYVNNYDLFQNDFNNNVISLYEKVNPSKGAASVQRNGVGNGQQNGTASDQRNAPRGSRPNPHVLNQIAHIFAELKREVCKRKIKNQLTPADLRSIIMETKKRIIKELNKIKFSKFYNDILLSISKDIDTLYCHIRSNASSKHFSLKGAHFNFKVEYLNGEEHHRPRQYEQSTTENGNRSETNRFGERKEHSQRETHSTKNHPNQRNASYFSYELTGLIKHIGSGTEYGHYVALTKSNNNIYLLCDDNNISYINKKDILNCVKNAYVFIYTCIHPGFIDFYNKYVDVLEKKKFNINLPVFEKRVEFKERITMPKQKFISRSLHF is encoded by the coding sequence atgaTCCCCCCTTATGGGAAAATACACGTTTCTCTGTCAAACGAATATGTTGAATTTtacgaagaaaaaagtttaaagGGGCCACTCAAATGtacaggaaaagaaaatggcaTAAAATTATCATGTGAAGAGGAGGAGTCTACCACCGTTGGGTGCACACGGGATGATGTGTTTGTGGATCGACATACAGGTGAGAAAGATTTAAGGAAAACGAATAATCAGCGTGGATGCAACGATGCCCGATTAGGTAAACACCATTTGGGAGATGGTAAAGGGGGTAACACGTCGCCGGAGTTAACTTCCTCTGGTATAAGCAGCACGCAAGGTGAGAAGAGCAAGCTCCAGGTAGAGGCGGCAACAGGGTTGCTTGTTCCTCCTGCACAGCACGGAGGTACAGAATCCTTGAGGAGAGGTGACAGCGGTGTTGCTAGCGTCGACAATATGCGTGCTGGACGTGCCAGCCCTGGCGAGGGTTCCCCGAACCAAGTGaaatgcaaaagaaaaagggcaaCGCCCCCCACTGTCCGACTAAAAAGTTTCAAAAGAATCTTTAACAGAACATTCAGTAAATATTACTTTATCGGAAGGCCATTTAGGAGGTACGTGAAAATTAGAAAAAGTGCTTCacaggaaaaagtgaaaaaaagcgcaaggaaaaaagttaGTACAGATGGGATAACCATatcgaagaaaaaaggagcactGGCATATCATGGGGTGGAGGACTTTTCTGTCAAGAGGCAGGATATGGTATCCTCCGACAGcgccaaaaggggaagcgaGGTTACAATGGGGGAGGAAGCACACACTGAGGGGAACATAAATTCAGTGAAAAAATGCCTCCATCAGGTGCTGCTGCGCCCCCCAAAGGTGCGCTTAACAAATAGGGGGAACGTCTTATTGTCCAAAATGAtaacaaaggaaaacatttccaaaaaaaaggtggaaaagatggaaaagatggaaaaggtgaaaaagatgaaaatcgtaaaaaaaataataaaggaaggaaagccCGTTgattttaaaaggaaaagcagtGTTGACGAGGATGCAGATCCGCAGATCGGCGAAGACAAATGCCACACGCTTGTGCATAGGGAGAAGTGCAAATCGATGGGGAAAGGGGTAGTTAACGGAAGGGACGAGATTATAAATGGAAGTTTTTCATCCCGAATTGAAGGCAACTGCATGCTGGCGTACACAGAGGGCAGTcctaaaaagaagaagaagaggaagaaaaagaagaaaaagaacggTACCCCCGAGGGGGACAATACGATCGACGGTGGGGGACGCAGTTTTCTTGAAGGAAGCCCAGGTGATGCAGATTTAACGGGCAAACGCCTGGTGGATGGAAAACCAAATGGAAACGCCGCCATGCATGAGGATACTTTTCCTGAGAAGGTACACCGCGAGACACCTGATTCCATGCAAAAAGCGCAACGAGAAAGTGGACAACATAGCAAAGAGGGTGCAATGACGGCACCCCCCAATGGAGTCACTGTGGATAATGAAGAGGATAGGTGCAACAAAAGTGTAAGAGAGAAGGGAGAATGGAAAGGCATGATGGTGGCGCCAACTGGTGAAGtgaaagaaggggggaaacgaaaaaaaaaaaaaaaaaaaagcggaagtGCTATTGGCAATAGTAGTGTCAACCCCAGTGAGGATGACGAACAGAAGCCAAGCGAACTGAACCAAAGAGAATACCTAATactgaaggaaataaaaataaagcagaGCAAGGAAGTGGTGCAGCTGAACCTAGACTCGTCATTCTTTGTGTCAAAAGGAGCGGGTTTGTACAACTATGGCCAGAATATCTGCTTCTTTAACAGCATAATACAGACCATAGTGAGGATCCCCTACATCTGCAAAGATCTGTTAAACAAATTGCATTCCctaaattgtgaaaaaaagaaagtcaGCGTGTTCTGCTTCTATTGCTTGTTCGAACAGTTCGCCTGCAACATAATATCCAAAAAGTgcggaataaaaaatatgctcatCCCATATATTAagaaatacatatgtaataacTACATTGTTGGTTATCAGGAAGATGTGCATGAGTATCTGCGTTACTTTCTTTGCTCGCTAGAGAAGTCTTCCCTCTCCTCGTCCATTTATATACAGAAAATGTTCACGGGGGTGACAAAGAACATAACGATATGCACAAAATGCAACAATGTGTCattaaaatatgaacagtaTTATGAGCTTTCCTTGGATATCAGTTCATCCAACAATTTAGAAGAGGCGCTTAAGAAATACCTGTCGAAGGAAACCCTTATGGGTGATAATGGCTACTACTGTGACaaatgcaggaaaaaaaaaaaagccacgAAACAGTGTGTTATAAATAAACTGCCAAGAGTACTGACCATACAAATTAAAAgattttttatgaattccAAATTTCACGTTGTAAAAAATCACAAACATATTTCCTATCCTTTGTATTTGGACATGAAGGGCTATGTGAACAACTACGACTTGTTTCAAAATGACTTTAACAATAATGTGATTTCGCTGTACGAGAAGGTGAACCCCTCCAAGGGGGCAGCAAGCGTCCAACGAAACGGTGTAGGAAATGGCCAGCAAAATGGTACAGCAAGTGACCAGCGTAATGCCCCTCGCGGTTCGCGCCCCAATCCGCACGTCCTCAACCAAATCGCGCACATCTTCGCCGAGCTGAAAAGGGAAGTGTgcaagaggaaaataaaaaatcagCTCACCCCTGCGGATCTGAGAAGCATCATcatggaaacaaaaaaacgaatcATAAAAGAActcaacaaaataaaattctccAAATTTTACAACGACATTCTTTTGAGCATATCGAAGGACATCGACACGCTGTACTGCCACATACGGTCCAACGCTAGTAGCAAACATTTTAGCTTGAAGGGCGCCCATTTTAACTTCAAGGTAGAGTACCTCAATGGGGAGGAGCACCACCGTCCCCGCCAGTATGAACAGTCTACCACCGAAAATGGCAATCGAAGCGAAACAAACCGGTTTGGCGAAAGAAAAGAGCACTCACAGCGTGAAACGCACAGTACGAAGAATCACCCCAACCAAAGGAACGCAAGTTATTTCTCGTACGAATTAACGGGACTAATTAAGCACATCGGCTCCGGAACAGAATATGGACACTACGTAGCGCTCACCAAGTCGAACAACAACATTTACCTTCTCTGTGATGACAATAACATTTCATACATCAATAAAAAAGACATCCTAAATTGTGTGAAGAATGCCTACGTTTTCATTTACACGTGTATCCACCCCGGCTTTATCGACttctataataaatatgtagatgtcttggaaaaaaaaaagtttaatatAAACTTGCCCGTATTTGAGAAGCGCGTCGAATTTAAGGAACGCATAACTATGCCCAAGCAGAAGTTCATCAGTAGGTCGCTCCATTTTTGA